The following proteins are encoded in a genomic region of Vicugna pacos chromosome 16, VicPac4, whole genome shotgun sequence:
- the CRYBA1 gene encoding beta-crystallin A3 isoform X1 — protein sequence METQTVQQELESLPTTKMAQTNPMPGSVGPWKITIYDQENFQGKRMEFTSSCPNVSERSFDNVRSLKVECGAWIGYEHTSFCGQQFVLERGEYPRWDAWSGSNAYHIERLMSFRPICSANHKESKITIFEKENFIGRQWELTDDYPSLQAMGWFNNEVGSMKIQCGAWVCYQYPGYRGYQYILECDHHGGDYKHWREWGSHAQTSQIQSIRRIQQ from the exons ATGGAGACCCAGACTGTGCAGCAGGAGCTGG AATCCCTTCCAACCACCAAGATGGCTCAAACTAACCCCATGCCGGGGTCTGTGGGGCCATGGAAG ATAACCATCTATGACCAGGAGAACTTCCAAGGCAAGAGGATGGAGTTCACCAGCTCCTGCCCGAATGTCTCTGAGCGCAGTTTTGATAATGTTCGGTCTCTCAAGGTGGAATGTGGCGC CTGGATTGGTTATGAGCATACCAGCTTCTGTGGGCAACAGTTTGTCCTGGAGAGAGGAGAGTACCCTCGCTGGGATGCCTGGAGTGGGAGTAATGCCTATCACATCGAGCGACTCATGTCCTTCCGCCCCATCTGTTCAGCT AATCATAAGGAGTCTAAGATTACCATCTTTGAGAAAGAAAACTTTATTGGACGCCAGTGGGAACTCACTGATGACTACCCCTCCTTGCAAGCCATGGGTTGGTTCAACAACGAAGTTGGTTCCATGAAGATACAATGTGGAGC CTGGGTTTGCTACCAGTATCCTGGATACCGTGGCTATCAGTACATCTTGGAGTGTGACCATCATGGAGGAGACTATAAACACTGGAGAGAGTGGGGTTCTCATGCCCAGACTTCTCAGATTCAATCGATTCGTCGTATCCAACAATAG
- the CRYBA1 gene encoding beta-crystallin A3 isoform X2 has protein sequence MAQTNPMPGSVGPWKITIYDQENFQGKRMEFTSSCPNVSERSFDNVRSLKVECGAWIGYEHTSFCGQQFVLERGEYPRWDAWSGSNAYHIERLMSFRPICSANHKESKITIFEKENFIGRQWELTDDYPSLQAMGWFNNEVGSMKIQCGAWVCYQYPGYRGYQYILECDHHGGDYKHWREWGSHAQTSQIQSIRRIQQ, from the exons ATGGCTCAAACTAACCCCATGCCGGGGTCTGTGGGGCCATGGAAG ATAACCATCTATGACCAGGAGAACTTCCAAGGCAAGAGGATGGAGTTCACCAGCTCCTGCCCGAATGTCTCTGAGCGCAGTTTTGATAATGTTCGGTCTCTCAAGGTGGAATGTGGCGC CTGGATTGGTTATGAGCATACCAGCTTCTGTGGGCAACAGTTTGTCCTGGAGAGAGGAGAGTACCCTCGCTGGGATGCCTGGAGTGGGAGTAATGCCTATCACATCGAGCGACTCATGTCCTTCCGCCCCATCTGTTCAGCT AATCATAAGGAGTCTAAGATTACCATCTTTGAGAAAGAAAACTTTATTGGACGCCAGTGGGAACTCACTGATGACTACCCCTCCTTGCAAGCCATGGGTTGGTTCAACAACGAAGTTGGTTCCATGAAGATACAATGTGGAGC CTGGGTTTGCTACCAGTATCCTGGATACCGTGGCTATCAGTACATCTTGGAGTGTGACCATCATGGAGGAGACTATAAACACTGGAGAGAGTGGGGTTCTCATGCCCAGACTTCTCAGATTCAATCGATTCGTCGTATCCAACAATAG